The following coding sequences lie in one Sinorhizobium fredii USDA 257 genomic window:
- a CDS encoding quinone oxidoreductase family protein, with the protein MKAAVVNSFDAPPSFQDFREPEAGEGDTVVKVEAAALSPIVKALASGRHYASGATAGFVPGVDGVGIDANGHRVYFLFPKAPFGSMAEKSLAASRMTVPVPDALASDRAAAIVTAALASWVAFTRRAKLQKDEKVLIVGATGSSGSMAIQTARHFGASKIVAVGRNKEKLDRLDADVSIALGNEADAALRGQFDEGIDVVLDFVWGDAAARVLRAATRNRGSRTGEPRLRYVQLGTMAGDEIALRGDMLRSSGLELMGSGIGSVAVADLVAGAGELLAAAPEAGFDTNFKSVRLQAIAEAWNGDTDTRYVLMPGL; encoded by the coding sequence ATGAAGGCTGCAGTTGTGAATTCGTTTGACGCACCTCCGTCCTTCCAGGACTTCCGAGAGCCGGAAGCCGGGGAAGGCGATACCGTGGTGAAGGTGGAGGCGGCGGCTCTAAGCCCTATCGTCAAGGCGCTGGCTTCAGGACGGCATTATGCAAGCGGTGCCACCGCAGGATTTGTTCCTGGGGTCGACGGAGTGGGCATCGATGCCAATGGACACCGAGTTTATTTTCTCTTTCCGAAGGCGCCGTTCGGCTCCATGGCCGAGAAGTCCCTCGCAGCGAGCCGCATGACGGTGCCCGTCCCGGATGCCCTTGCCAGTGATCGTGCAGCGGCGATAGTCACGGCCGCGCTTGCTTCGTGGGTTGCGTTCACGCGAAGGGCAAAGCTTCAGAAGGACGAGAAGGTCCTCATCGTCGGAGCGACGGGGTCTTCCGGGAGCATGGCCATTCAGACCGCTAGGCACTTCGGCGCGAGCAAGATCGTCGCGGTCGGCCGAAACAAGGAGAAGCTGGATCGCCTCGACGCCGATGTGAGCATCGCTCTGGGCAATGAAGCGGATGCGGCGCTGCGTGGTCAGTTCGATGAAGGCATCGATGTCGTCCTCGACTTCGTTTGGGGTGATGCCGCTGCCCGCGTGCTCAGGGCGGCGACCCGGAATCGGGGATCAAGGACCGGAGAGCCGCGTCTGCGTTACGTCCAGCTCGGGACGATGGCCGGCGACGAAATCGCATTGCGTGGAGATATGCTCCGCAGCTCGGGCCTCGAACTGATGGGAAGCGGTATTGGAAGCGTTGCTGTTGCCGATCTTGTCGCTGGAGCAGGTGAGCTGTTGGCAGCGGCGCCAGAGGCGGGCTTCGACACGAACTTCAAGAGCGTGCGGCTGCAAGCGATTGCAGAGGCTTGGAACGGCGACACTGATACCCGGTATGTATTGATGCCCGGTTTGTGA
- a CDS encoding alpha/beta fold hydrolase, with product MCSIEDEWHRRKRRVELPGGRPIAFVDSGGSGPPLLLLHGYSDTSRSFSALEPFLVGYRLIIPDLPGHGASAMGDGMRISDFAATIDRLLAFLGISPIAVIGHSMGAMTAIELAARRREDVSALVLLSASLRPDFGSRSPFSRGIRALRDPIDPAGQFLRDWYCCSRPVDPEFLAKMRVDAAAMPAAVWHGILEGFAETDLRHSARQVTAPVLCIGGSADTLFDSSHPKALAEAFPSVRSITLDGYGHNPHWEDPQRVSALVLSFFCGGRIV from the coding sequence ATGTGCAGCATCGAGGACGAATGGCATCGTCGCAAGCGGCGCGTCGAATTACCGGGGGGGAGGCCGATCGCTTTCGTCGACAGCGGCGGAAGCGGGCCGCCGCTTCTGCTACTGCATGGCTATTCTGACACCAGCCGCAGCTTTTCTGCGCTTGAGCCCTTTCTTGTCGGCTACCGTCTGATCATTCCCGATCTTCCCGGACATGGTGCATCCGCTATGGGCGACGGCATGCGCATCAGTGACTTTGCCGCCACCATTGACCGGTTGCTGGCGTTTCTCGGTATTTCGCCGATTGCTGTCATCGGCCATTCCATGGGTGCCATGACCGCGATCGAGCTTGCCGCTCGGCGTCGCGAAGACGTGAGCGCGCTCGTACTTCTGTCTGCAAGCCTGAGGCCAGATTTCGGCAGCAGGAGCCCGTTTTCGCGCGGGATCCGCGCGCTCCGCGACCCGATCGACCCCGCGGGGCAATTTCTCCGTGACTGGTATTGCTGCAGCCGACCCGTCGACCCCGAATTCCTGGCGAAGATGAGGGTGGACGCAGCGGCAATGCCGGCCGCCGTCTGGCATGGCATCCTGGAGGGCTTTGCCGAAACCGATCTCCGGCATAGCGCCAGGCAGGTCACCGCGCCGGTGCTCTGTATCGGTGGTTCGGCGGATACGCTCTTTGATAGCTCGCACCCCAAGGCGCTTGCCGAGGCATTCCCCTCGGTCCGATCCATCACACTCGACGGGTATGGACATAATCCGCATTGGGAAGACCCGCAGAGGGTTTCAGCGCTTGTGCTGTCGTTTTTTTGCGGAGGCAGAATAGTCTAG